A window from Pseudomonas sp. MRSN 12121 encodes these proteins:
- the hisC gene encoding histidinol-phosphate transaminase — protein sequence MSGDFLALAQPGVQQLSPYVPGKPVDELARELDIDPAKIVKLASNENPLGASPKALAAIREELAELTRYPDGNGFALKTLLAERCSVEPAQVTLGNGSNDILELVARAYLAPGLNAVFSEHAFAVYPIVVQAVGAQARVVPAREWGHDLPAMLQAIDADTRVVFIANPNNPTGTWFSAEALDEFLQDVPAHVLVVLDEAYIEYAEGSDLPDGLDFLAAYPNLLVSRTFSKAYGLAALRVGYGLSTATVADVLNRVRQPFNVNSLALAAACAALQDDEYLAESRRLNEAGMQQLEAGFREQGLTWIPSRGNFIAVDLGRVAAPVFQGLLREGVIVRPVANYGMPNHLRVTIGLPAENTRFLEALAKVLARG from the coding sequence ATGAGTGGCGACTTCCTCGCTCTGGCGCAGCCGGGCGTGCAACAACTTTCGCCGTACGTTCCGGGCAAGCCTGTGGACGAACTGGCGCGCGAGCTGGATATCGATCCGGCAAAAATCGTCAAGCTGGCCAGCAACGAAAACCCGCTGGGTGCCAGCCCCAAGGCGCTGGCGGCGATTCGCGAAGAGCTGGCCGAGCTGACCCGTTATCCGGATGGCAACGGTTTTGCGCTCAAGACGCTGCTGGCTGAGCGCTGCAGCGTCGAGCCGGCGCAGGTGACCTTGGGCAACGGCTCCAACGACATCTTGGAACTGGTCGCTCGTGCCTATCTGGCGCCAGGTCTGAATGCGGTATTCAGCGAGCATGCTTTTGCCGTGTATCCGATTGTCGTCCAGGCGGTCGGAGCGCAGGCTCGTGTGGTTCCTGCCAGGGAGTGGGGGCACGACCTGCCGGCCATGTTGCAGGCTATCGACGCCGATACCCGGGTGGTCTTCATCGCCAATCCGAACAACCCGACCGGCACCTGGTTCAGTGCCGAGGCGCTGGATGAGTTCCTCCAGGACGTGCCGGCGCATGTGCTGGTGGTGCTGGACGAGGCCTATATCGAGTATGCCGAAGGTAGCGATTTGCCGGACGGCTTGGATTTCCTGGCGGCCTATCCGAACCTGCTGGTTTCGCGGACGTTCTCCAAGGCCTATGGCCTGGCGGCACTGCGCGTAGGCTATGGCTTGTCGACCGCGACGGTGGCCGATGTGCTCAATCGCGTGCGTCAGCCGTTCAACGTCAACAGCCTGGCGCTGGCGGCGGCCTGTGCTGCGTTGCAGGATGATGAGTATCTGGCCGAGAGCCGCCGCCTGAACGAGGCTGGCATGCAGCAGCTGGAAGCCGGCTTCCGCGAGCAGGGCCTGACCTGGATTCCTTCCCGGGGGAACTTCATCGCCGTGGATCTCGGGCGGGTTGCCGCGCCGGTGTTCCAGGGTCTGTTGCGTGAAGGGGTGATCGTTCGTCCGGTGGCGAACTACGGCATGCCCAATCACCTGCGGGTGACCATTGGCTTGCCGGCTGAAAACACACGTTTCCTCGAGGCGCTGGCCAAGGTCCTGGCCCGTGGTTGA
- the pheA gene encoding prephenate dehydratase → MSEQELKALRLRIDALDEKVLELISERARCAQEVARVKMASLAEGEVPVFYRPEREAQVLKRVMERNQGPLGNEEMARLFREIMSSCLALEQPLKVAYLGPEGTFTQAAAMKHFGHAVISKPMAAIDEVFREVAAGAVNFGVVPVENSTEGAVNHTLDSFLEHDMVICGEVELRIHHHLLVGENTKTDSISRIYSHAQSLAQCRKWLDAHYPNVERVAVSSNAEAAKRVKGEWNSAAIAGDMAAGLYGLTRLAEKIEDRPDNSTRFLMIGNQEVPPTGDDKTSIIVSMSNKPGALHELLVPFHDNGIDLTRIETRPSRSGKWTYVFFIDFIGHHRDPLIKGVLEKISQEAVALKVLGSYPKAVL, encoded by the coding sequence ATGTCTGAGCAAGAACTCAAGGCACTGCGCCTGCGCATTGACGCCCTGGACGAAAAGGTCCTGGAGTTGATCAGTGAGCGCGCGCGCTGCGCCCAGGAAGTCGCGCGAGTAAAGATGGCCTCGCTGGCCGAAGGCGAAGTGCCGGTGTTCTACCGTCCTGAGCGTGAGGCTCAGGTGCTCAAGCGGGTGATGGAGCGTAACCAGGGACCGCTGGGCAACGAAGAGATGGCGCGGTTGTTCCGTGAAATCATGTCTTCGTGCCTGGCGCTCGAGCAGCCGCTGAAAGTGGCTTATCTCGGTCCGGAGGGTACTTTCACCCAGGCGGCGGCCATGAAACATTTCGGCCATGCAGTGATCAGCAAGCCGATGGCGGCGATCGACGAAGTCTTCCGTGAAGTGGCTGCGGGCGCGGTGAACTTTGGCGTGGTGCCTGTGGAAAACTCCACCGAGGGTGCGGTCAACCACACCCTCGACAGTTTCCTGGAACACGACATGGTGATCTGCGGCGAGGTCGAGCTGCGTATCCACCACCATCTGCTGGTCGGGGAAAACACCAAGACCGACAGCATCAGCCGCATCTACTCCCATGCCCAGTCCCTGGCGCAATGCCGCAAGTGGCTGGATGCCCATTATCCGAATGTCGAGCGCGTCGCGGTGTCCAGCAACGCCGAGGCAGCCAAGCGGGTCAAGGGCGAGTGGAATTCGGCGGCCATCGCCGGCGACATGGCGGCGGGCCTGTACGGCCTGACCCGCCTGGCCGAGAAGATCGAGGATCGCCCGGACAACTCCACGCGCTTCCTGATGATCGGTAACCAGGAAGTGCCGCCGACCGGCGACGACAAGACCTCGATCATCGTTTCCATGAGCAACAAGCCTGGCGCTCTGCATGAGCTGCTGGTGCCTTTCCATGACAACGGTATCGACCTGACGCGTATCGAAACCCGGCCTTCGCGCAGCGGCAAATGGACCTATGTGTTCTTCATCGACTTCATCGGCCATCACCGTGATCCATTGATCAAGGGTGTGCTGGAAAAGATCAGTCAGGAAGCAGTGGCACTGAAGGTGCTGGGTTCCTACCCGAAAGCGGTTCTCTGA
- the serC gene encoding 3-phosphoserine/phosphohydroxythreonine transaminase produces MSKRAYNFCAGPAALPEAVLLRAQAELLDWHGKGLSVMEMSHRSDEFVSIATKAEQDLRDLLNIPSNYKVLFLQGGASQQFAQIPLNLLPENGSADYIDTGIWSQKAIEEASRYGHVNVAATAKPYDYFAIPGQNEWQLSKDAAYVHYAPNETIGGLEFQWIPETGDVPLVADMSSDILSRPVDISRFGMIYAGAQKNIGPSGILVNIIREDLLGRARSLCPTMLDYKVAADNGSMYNTPPTLAWYLSGLVFEWLKEQGGVEAIAKLNEVKQRTLYDFIDASGLYSNPINKSDRSWMNVPFRLADDRLDKPFLAGAEARGLLNLKGHRSVGGMRASIYNAVDIHAVNALVAYMAEFEKEHG; encoded by the coding sequence GTGAGCAAACGAGCCTATAACTTCTGCGCAGGTCCCGCTGCGCTACCTGAAGCTGTCCTGTTGCGTGCCCAGGCCGAACTGCTGGACTGGCACGGCAAGGGCCTGTCGGTCATGGAGATGAGCCATCGCAGCGATGAGTTCGTCTCCATTGCCACCAAGGCCGAGCAGGATCTGCGTGATCTGCTGAATATCCCCTCGAACTATAAAGTGCTGTTTCTGCAAGGCGGCGCCAGCCAGCAATTTGCTCAGATTCCACTGAACCTGCTGCCGGAAAACGGCTCGGCCGACTATATCGACACCGGTATCTGGTCGCAGAAGGCCATCGAAGAAGCTTCGCGCTATGGTCATGTCAATGTGGCTGCCACTGCCAAGCCCTACGACTACTTCGCCATCCCCGGCCAGAACGAATGGCAGTTGTCGAAAGACGCGGCCTACGTGCATTACGCACCGAACGAAACCATTGGTGGCCTGGAATTCCAGTGGATCCCGGAAACCGGCGACGTTCCGCTGGTGGCCGACATGTCTTCCGACATTCTTTCGCGCCCTGTGGATATCTCCCGGTTCGGCATGATCTATGCCGGCGCGCAGAAAAACATCGGTCCGAGCGGCATCCTCGTCAATATCATTCGTGAGGACCTGCTGGGGCGTGCGCGTTCGCTGTGCCCGACCATGCTCGACTACAAGGTCGCCGCGGACAACGGCTCGATGTACAACACGCCGCCGACCCTGGCCTGGTACTTGTCCGGCCTGGTGTTCGAGTGGCTCAAGGAGCAGGGCGGTGTCGAAGCCATCGCCAAGCTCAACGAAGTCAAGCAGCGCACCCTGTATGACTTCATCGATGCCAGCGGCCTGTACAGCAACCCGATCAACAAGTCGGATCGCTCGTGGATGAACGTGCCTTTCCGCCTGGCCGACGATCGCCTGGACAAGCCGTTCCTGGCAGGCGCCGAAGCGCGTGGCCTGCTGAATCTCAAGGGGCACCGTTCGGTGGGGGGCATGCGCGCTTCCATCTACAACGCCGTTGACATCCACGCGGTCAACGCGCTGGTGGCGTACATGGCAGAGTTCGAGAAGGAACATGGCTAA
- the gyrA gene encoding DNA gyrase subunit A — protein MGELAKEILPVNIEDELKQSYLDYAMSVIVGRALPDARDGLKPVHRRVLYAMSELGNDWNKPYKKSARVVGDVIGKYHPHGDIAVYDTIVRMAQPFSLRYLLVDGQGNFGSVDGDNAAAMRYTEVRMTKLAHELLADLHKETVDWVPNYDGTELIPAVMPTKIPNLLVNGSSGIAVGMATNIPPHNLGEVIDGCLALIDNPELTVDELMQHIPGPDFPTAAIINGREGIIEAYRTGRGRIYMRARSIIEDIDKVGGRQQIVITELPYQLNKARLIEKIAELVKEKKLEGITELRDESDKDGMRVVIELRRGEVPEVILNNLYAQTQLQSVFGINIVALIDGRPRILNLKDLLEAFVRHRREVVTRRTVFELRKARERGHILEGQAVALSNIDPVIALIKASPTPSEAKEALVSTPWESSAVMTMVERAGADSCRPENLDPQYGLRDGKYFLSPEQAQAILELRLHRLTGLEHEKLLAEYQEILNQIGELIRILNSATRLMEVIREELEVIRAEYGDVRRTEILDARLDLTLGDMIPEEERVVTISHGGYAKTQPLAAYQAQRRGGKGKSATGVKDEDYIAHLLVANSHTTLLLFSSKGKVYWLKTYEIPEASRAARGRPLVNLLPLDDGEYITTMLPVEEYTEGHYIFMATANGTVKKTPLESFSRQRSVGLIALELDEGDVLISAAITDGEREVMLFSDGGKVTRFKESDVRAMGRTARGVRGMRLPEGQKLISMLIPEEGSQILTASERGYGKRTAITEFPEYKRGGQGVIAMVSNERNGRLVGAVQVLDGEEIMLISDQGTLVRTRVDEVSSLGRNTQGVTLIKLANDETLVGLERVQEPSEVEGDELDDEDGEVLEGTVLDAVADSDDGVEGQQADAAGEEESQD, from the coding sequence ATGGGCGAACTGGCCAAAGAAATCCTCCCGGTCAATATCGAAGACGAGCTGAAACAGTCCTATCTCGACTACGCGATGAGCGTAATCGTCGGGCGGGCACTGCCTGATGCGCGCGATGGCTTGAAGCCCGTGCACCGGCGTGTGCTGTACGCGATGAGCGAGCTCGGTAACGACTGGAACAAGCCGTACAAGAAATCTGCCCGTGTTGTCGGTGACGTGATCGGTAAGTATCACCCGCACGGTGATATCGCGGTGTACGACACCATCGTTCGTATGGCCCAGCCATTCTCCCTGCGCTACCTGCTGGTAGACGGCCAGGGTAACTTCGGTTCGGTCGACGGCGACAACGCGGCGGCCATGCGATACACCGAAGTGCGCATGACCAAGCTGGCGCACGAGCTGCTGGCCGACCTGCACAAGGAAACCGTGGACTGGGTACCGAACTACGACGGCACCGAACTGATCCCTGCGGTCATGCCGACCAAGATCCCCAACCTGCTGGTCAACGGTTCCAGCGGTATCGCCGTGGGCATGGCGACCAACATTCCGCCGCACAACCTCGGTGAAGTCATCGACGGTTGCCTGGCGCTGATCGACAACCCCGAGCTGACCGTCGACGAGCTGATGCAGCACATCCCCGGTCCGGATTTCCCGACCGCGGCGATCATCAACGGTCGCGAAGGCATCATCGAGGCCTACCGTACCGGTCGTGGCCGTATCTACATGCGCGCCCGCTCGATCATCGAAGACATCGACAAGGTCGGTGGCCGCCAGCAGATCGTCATCACCGAACTGCCTTACCAGCTGAACAAGGCGCGTCTGATCGAGAAGATCGCCGAGCTGGTTAAAGAGAAGAAACTCGAAGGTATCACCGAGCTGCGCGACGAGTCCGACAAGGATGGCATGCGCGTGGTAATCGAGCTGCGTCGTGGTGAGGTGCCGGAGGTGATCCTCAATAACCTCTACGCCCAGACCCAGCTGCAAAGCGTGTTCGGTATCAACATCGTTGCGCTGATCGATGGCCGTCCGCGGATCCTCAATCTCAAGGACCTGCTGGAAGCCTTCGTGCGCCACCGCCGTGAAGTGGTGACCCGCCGTACCGTGTTCGAGCTGCGCAAGGCCCGTGAGCGCGGCCACATCCTCGAAGGCCAGGCCGTTGCCCTGTCGAACATCGACCCGGTCATCGCCCTGATCAAGGCCTCGCCGACTCCGTCGGAAGCCAAGGAAGCGCTGGTCAGCACGCCGTGGGAATCCAGCGCGGTGATGACCATGGTCGAGCGTGCCGGTGCGGATTCCTGCCGTCCGGAAAACCTCGACCCACAGTACGGCCTGCGCGACGGCAAGTACTTCCTCTCTCCAGAACAGGCGCAAGCCATTCTGGAACTGCGTCTGCACCGCCTGACCGGCCTGGAGCACGAAAAGCTGCTGGCCGAGTACCAGGAGATCCTCAACCAGATCGGCGAGCTGATCCGCATCCTCAACAGCGCCACGCGCTTGATGGAAGTGATCCGCGAAGAGCTGGAAGTGATCCGCGCCGAATACGGCGATGTGCGTCGCACCGAAATCCTCGATGCCCGTCTCGACCTGACCCTGGGCGACATGATTCCGGAAGAAGAGCGCGTCGTGACCATTTCCCATGGCGGCTATGCCAAGACCCAGCCGCTGGCTGCCTACCAGGCCCAGCGTCGTGGTGGCAAAGGCAAGTCGGCGACCGGCGTCAAGGACGAGGACTACATCGCGCACCTGCTGGTGGCTAACAGCCACACCACGCTGCTGCTGTTCTCCAGCAAGGGCAAGGTCTACTGGCTGAAAACCTACGAGATTCCCGAGGCTTCCCGTGCCGCCCGCGGTCGTCCGCTGGTCAACCTGTTGCCGCTGGATGACGGTGAATACATCACCACCATGCTGCCGGTCGAGGAATACACCGAAGGTCACTACATCTTCATGGCAACCGCTAACGGCACCGTGAAGAAGACTCCGCTGGAATCCTTCAGCCGTCAGCGCAGCGTTGGCCTGATCGCGCTGGAACTGGACGAGGGCGATGTGCTGATTTCCGCCGCGATCACCGATGGCGAGCGCGAAGTGATGCTGTTCTCCGACGGTGGCAAGGTAACCCGCTTCAAGGAATCCGACGTGCGTGCCATGGGCCGTACCGCCCGCGGTGTGCGCGGCATGCGCCTGCCGGAAGGGCAGAAGCTGATTTCCATGCTGATTCCGGAAGAAGGCAGCCAGATCCTCACCGCTTCCGAGCGGGGTTATGGCAAGCGTACCGCCATCACCGAGTTCCCCGAGTACAAGCGTGGCGGCCAGGGCGTTATCGCCATGGTCAGCAACGAGCGTAACGGCCGTCTGGTCGGCGCGGTCCAGGTGCTCGACGGCGAGGAGATCATGCTGATTTCCGACCAGGGCACCCTGGTGCGCACCCGGGTGGACGAAGTTTCCAGCCTGGGTCGTAACACCCAGGGCGTGACCCTGATCAAGCTGGCCAACGATGAAACGCTGGTGGGCCTGGAGCGGGTGCAGGAGCCATCCGAAGTCGAAGGCGACGAGCTGGATGACGAGGACGGCGAGGTACTCGAGGGGACCGTGCTGGATGCGGTGGCCGACTCCGACGATGGCGTCGAAGGCCAACAGGCTGACGCCGCAGGCGAAGAAGAGTCGCAAGACTAA
- the mtnA gene encoding S-methyl-5-thioribose-1-phosphate isomerase: MRERLLAAEKVKAIDWRDDALYLLDQRALPSEQRWIACTAVADVAQAIRDMVVRGAPAIGISAAYGVVLAARARVAGGGDWQSAIEEDFALLAGARPTAINLSWALSRMRERLERLKRHADPLAALEAEALAIHESDREANLTMAQLGVELIRKHQGNAQAILTHSNTGALATGGFGTALGVIRGAFLEGMVERVYANETRPWLQGSRLTAWELANEGIPVTVNADSAAAHIMKTKGVTWVVVGADRITANGDVASKIGTYQLAVNAMHHGVRFMVVAPSSTIDMALASGEDIPLEERDGKELLEVGGQRVGADVAVYNPVFDVTPADLIDAIVTEKGLVERPDTAKLAQLMCRKRLH; encoded by the coding sequence ATGCGCGAGCGACTGTTGGCGGCAGAGAAGGTGAAGGCCATCGATTGGCGGGACGACGCCCTGTATCTGCTCGATCAGCGTGCCTTGCCCTCCGAGCAGCGCTGGATTGCCTGCACCGCTGTGGCCGATGTCGCGCAAGCCATTCGCGACATGGTAGTGCGTGGCGCGCCGGCGATCGGTATCAGCGCCGCGTATGGCGTGGTCCTGGCGGCGCGCGCGCGGGTTGCCGGCGGTGGTGACTGGCAATCGGCAATCGAAGAGGACTTCGCGCTGCTTGCGGGTGCGCGTCCGACCGCGATCAACCTGTCCTGGGCGTTGAGCCGCATGCGCGAACGCCTGGAACGCCTCAAGCGGCACGCCGATCCGCTGGCGGCGCTGGAGGCGGAAGCCCTGGCCATTCATGAAAGCGACCGCGAAGCCAACCTGACCATGGCGCAACTGGGTGTCGAGCTGATTCGCAAGCATCAGGGCAACGCCCAGGCGATCCTGACCCACAGCAATACCGGGGCCCTGGCCACCGGTGGTTTCGGCACGGCCCTGGGAGTGATCCGCGGGGCCTTTCTCGAGGGCATGGTGGAGCGGGTGTATGCCAACGAAACCCGGCCCTGGTTGCAAGGCTCGCGGCTGACGGCCTGGGAGCTGGCCAATGAAGGCATCCCGGTGACCGTGAATGCCGATTCCGCTGCCGCGCACATCATGAAGACCAAGGGCGTGACCTGGGTGGTCGTGGGGGCGGATCGCATCACCGCCAACGGCGATGTGGCCAGCAAGATCGGTACCTATCAACTGGCGGTCAATGCCATGCACCATGGCGTGCGCTTCATGGTGGTCGCCCCCAGCTCGACCATCGACATGGCGTTGGCCAGTGGCGAGGATATCCCGCTCGAAGAGCGCGATGGCAAGGAGCTGCTGGAGGTTGGCGGTCAGAGGGTCGGGGCGGATGTGGCGGTCTACAACCCGGTGTTCGACGTCACCCCGGCGGACCTGATCGACGCCATCGTCACCGAAAAGGGCCTGGTCGAGCGTCCCGACACCGCGAAGCTGGCCCAGTTGATGTGTCGCAAGCGCCTGCACTGA
- a CDS encoding TRZ/ATZ family hydrolase yields the protein MPKPVAALDLLLLPTWLVPVEPAGVVLKEHGLGIRDGRIAFIGPRADAMKLQAAEVRELPGMLLGPGLVNAHGHAAMTLFRGLADDLPLMTWLENHIWPAEAKWVDEAFVRDGTDLAIAEQLKGGISCFSDMYFFPKVASECVHNSGIRAQIAIPLLDFPIPGASTADEAIRQGVELFSDLKHHPRIKITFGPHAPYTVGDETLEKIRIIAEELDASIHMHVHETASEVQQAVARHGERPLARLARLGLLGPRFQAVHMTQISDDDLALLVETNSNVIHCPESNLKLASGFCPVERLWQAGVNVAIGTDGAASNNDLDLLGETRTAALLAKGVAGSATALNAHQALRMATLNGARALGLDGEIGSLELGKAADLVAFDLSGLEQQPIYDPVSQLIYATGRDCVKHLWVAGKQLLDDRRLTRLDEQQLHATATAWGRRISGHTE from the coding sequence ATGCCGAAACCTGTCGCTGCCCTCGACCTGCTCCTGCTGCCGACCTGGCTGGTGCCTGTGGAACCGGCCGGCGTAGTGCTCAAGGAGCATGGCCTGGGCATCCGCGACGGGCGCATCGCATTCATCGGTCCACGCGCCGACGCCATGAAACTGCAAGCTGCCGAGGTCCGCGAATTGCCGGGTATGCTGCTGGGCCCAGGCCTGGTCAACGCTCATGGCCACGCGGCGATGACCCTGTTCCGCGGCCTGGCCGACGACCTGCCGCTGATGACCTGGCTGGAAAACCACATCTGGCCCGCCGAAGCCAAATGGGTCGATGAAGCCTTCGTCCGCGACGGTACCGACCTGGCCATCGCCGAACAGCTCAAGGGCGGCATCAGTTGCTTTTCCGATATGTATTTCTTCCCCAAGGTGGCCAGCGAATGCGTGCACAACAGCGGCATTCGGGCGCAGATCGCGATTCCGCTCCTCGACTTTCCGATTCCCGGCGCCAGCACCGCCGACGAAGCCATTCGCCAGGGCGTCGAGCTGTTCAGCGACCTCAAGCACCATCCGCGCATCAAGATTACCTTCGGCCCCCACGCCCCCTACACGGTCGGCGACGAAACCCTGGAGAAAATCCGGATCATCGCCGAAGAGCTCGACGCCTCGATCCACATGCATGTCCATGAAACGGCCTCCGAGGTCCAGCAGGCTGTTGCCCGGCATGGCGAGCGGCCTCTGGCCCGACTGGCACGACTCGGGCTGCTCGGCCCGCGCTTCCAGGCCGTACACATGACGCAAATCAGCGATGACGACCTGGCTTTACTGGTAGAAACCAACAGCAATGTCATTCACTGCCCGGAATCGAACCTGAAACTGGCCAGCGGCTTCTGCCCGGTGGAACGGCTGTGGCAGGCAGGCGTCAATGTGGCGATCGGCACCGACGGCGCCGCCAGCAACAACGACCTTGACCTGCTCGGCGAAACCCGCACCGCCGCCCTGCTGGCCAAGGGCGTGGCCGGTTCGGCCACCGCGCTGAACGCACACCAGGCGCTGCGCATGGCCACGCTCAATGGTGCGCGAGCCCTGGGCCTGGACGGCGAGATCGGCTCGCTGGAGCTCGGCAAGGCCGCGGACCTGGTGGCCTTCGACCTGTCCGGCCTGGAGCAGCAACCGATCTACGATCCGGTGTCGCAGCTTATATATGCCACCGGGCGCGACTGCGTGAAACATCTTTGGGTCGCCGGCAAGCAATTGCTCGACGACCGGCGCCTGACGCGCCTGGACGAACAACAGCTGCACGCCACGGCGACAGCCTGGGGCCGGCGCATCAGCGGCCATACCGAATAG